In a genomic window of Sphingomonas koreensis:
- the trbE gene encoding conjugal transfer protein TrbE gives MLSLREYRQCADRLADHLPWAALVAPGVVLNKDGSFQRTLRFRGPDLESATEAELVGACARANNVLKRFGSGWALFFEAERVEALAYPASAFPDAASWLVDEERRATFEAEGAHYESHYHLTLTFLPPADASDAAGRSLVERNEEVDGRDWRMALAGFIAETDRVLDLFAGFMPEVRGLSSEETLAYLHACISTRCQPVAVPETPMYLDGLLADTPLVGGLEPKLGDRHLRTITVLGFPNMSRPGILDALNASDFGYRWVTRFIALDKTDATKALTRIRRQWFNKRKSITAMLREVMYNQPAQLLDSDADNKVVDADQALQALGADYVAFGYLTVTITVSDVDRMRADEKVRAVERIVNGLGFTCVREGVNAVEAWLSSLPGHTYANVRQPLVHTLNLAHLMPLSAIWAGPVTNAHLGGPPLLVAQTAGTTPFRLSTHVGDVGHMLVVGPTGAGKSVLLALIALQFRRYPSAQLYIFDKGFSARAAVLAMGGAHHALGLGSGAGKDGGSGLAFQPLRKIDDTDERSWAAEWIAALLAHEKVLVTPEVKEAVWSALGSLASAPVEERTLTGFTLLLQSNALRTALTAYTLDGPYGRLLDAAEQALALSDIQCFETEALMAQSGVVAPVLTYLFHRLEERFDGRPTLLILDEAWIFLDHPLFAARIREWLKTLRKKNVAVLFATQSLADIADSSIAPAIIESCPQRILLPNDRAIEPQSQAAYQRFGLNARQIELVARATPKRHYYLQSARGNRLFELGLGPIALTLCGASDPDSQQQIDALLTERGASAFAAEFLASRDLAWAAALLGDFIPPVR, from the coding sequence ATGCTGAGCTTGCGCGAATATCGCCAGTGCGCCGACCGGCTCGCCGATCATCTCCCTTGGGCAGCGCTCGTCGCACCGGGCGTAGTGCTCAACAAGGACGGCAGCTTTCAGCGCACGCTTCGCTTCCGCGGGCCGGATCTGGAAAGCGCGACCGAGGCCGAACTGGTCGGCGCCTGCGCCCGCGCCAACAATGTGCTCAAGCGGTTCGGATCGGGCTGGGCCCTGTTCTTCGAGGCCGAGCGTGTCGAGGCGCTCGCCTATCCGGCGAGCGCCTTTCCCGATGCCGCTTCCTGGCTGGTCGACGAGGAGCGCCGCGCCACCTTCGAAGCAGAGGGCGCGCATTATGAAAGCCACTATCACCTGACGCTCACCTTCCTGCCGCCGGCCGATGCGAGCGATGCTGCCGGCCGGTCGCTGGTCGAGCGCAACGAAGAGGTCGATGGTCGCGACTGGCGCATGGCGCTGGCCGGCTTCATCGCGGAGACCGACCGTGTGCTCGATCTCTTCGCGGGCTTCATGCCTGAGGTACGCGGGCTCTCCTCCGAGGAGACGCTTGCATATCTTCATGCCTGCATTTCGACCCGCTGCCAGCCGGTCGCGGTGCCCGAGACGCCGATGTATCTCGACGGGCTGCTCGCCGATACGCCACTGGTCGGTGGGCTGGAGCCGAAGCTCGGCGACCGGCATCTGCGTACCATCACCGTGCTCGGCTTCCCCAATATGAGCCGTCCGGGAATCCTCGACGCGCTGAACGCCTCGGACTTTGGCTATCGCTGGGTCACCCGCTTCATCGCGCTCGACAAGACCGACGCGACCAAGGCGCTGACCAGGATCCGGCGCCAATGGTTCAACAAGCGCAAGTCGATCACCGCGATGCTGCGCGAGGTGATGTACAATCAGCCGGCGCAGCTGCTCGATAGCGACGCTGACAACAAGGTTGTCGACGCCGACCAGGCTTTGCAGGCGCTCGGCGCAGATTATGTCGCGTTCGGCTATCTGACCGTCACGATCACCGTCTCGGACGTGGACCGTATGCGCGCCGACGAGAAGGTCCGCGCGGTCGAGCGGATCGTCAACGGCCTCGGCTTCACCTGCGTGCGCGAGGGCGTCAACGCGGTTGAGGCATGGCTGTCCTCACTGCCCGGCCACACCTATGCCAATGTCCGGCAGCCGCTGGTCCATACCCTCAATCTCGCCCATCTGATGCCGCTCTCGGCGATCTGGGCGGGGCCGGTCACCAATGCCCATCTCGGCGGGCCGCCGCTACTGGTCGCTCAGACCGCGGGCACGACGCCGTTCCGCTTATCGACCCATGTCGGGGATGTCGGCCATATGCTGGTGGTGGGGCCGACCGGCGCGGGCAAGTCGGTGCTGTTGGCGCTGATCGCGCTGCAGTTCCGGCGCTATCCGAGTGCCCAGCTCTACATCTTCGACAAGGGCTTTTCCGCACGCGCCGCGGTGCTCGCTATGGGCGGCGCGCATCACGCGCTCGGCTTGGGAAGCGGCGCAGGGAAGGACGGAGGAAGTGGGCTCGCCTTTCAGCCGCTGCGGAAGATCGACGATACCGATGAGCGTAGCTGGGCGGCGGAATGGATTGCAGCGCTGCTCGCGCACGAGAAGGTCCTCGTCACCCCGGAGGTCAAGGAAGCGGTCTGGTCGGCGCTGGGCTCGCTCGCCTCAGCACCGGTCGAGGAGCGGACGCTGACGGGGTTTACGCTGCTGCTCCAGTCGAATGCACTGCGGACCGCGCTGACCGCCTATACGCTCGATGGCCCTTATGGCCGGCTGCTCGATGCTGCCGAACAGGCGCTGGCGCTCTCCGATATCCAATGCTTCGAGACCGAGGCGCTGATGGCCCAGTCGGGTGTGGTCGCACCGGTCCTGACCTATCTGTTCCACCGGCTTGAGGAGCGCTTCGACGGTCGTCCGACGCTGCTGATCCTCGACGAGGCCTGGATCTTCCTCGACCATCCGCTGTTCGCCGCGCGCATCCGCGAATGGCTGAAGACGCTGCGCAAGAAGAACGTCGCGGTGCTGTTCGCGACGCAGAGCCTGGCCGATATCGCCGACAGCAGCATCGCGCCCGCGATCATCGAGAGCTGCCCGCAGCGCATCCTGCTTCCCAACGACCGGGCGATCGAGCCGCAGAGCCAGGCCGCTTATCAGCGCTTCGGACTCAATGCGCGGCAGATCGAGCTCGTCGCGCGGGCTACGCCCAAGCGGCATTACTATCTCCAGTCCGCCCGCGGAAATCGCCTGTTCGAGCTCGGCCTGGGACCGATCGCGCTCACCCTCTGCGGCGCCTCTGATCCGGACAGCCAGCAGCAGATCGATGCGCTGCTCACCGAACGTGGCGCAAGCGCCTTCGCCGCCGAATTCCTCGCCTCGCGCGACCTCGCATGGGCCGCCGCGCTGCTCGGCGACTTCATTCCCCCGGTTCGCTGA
- a CDS encoding VirB3 family type IV secretion system protein, protein MSTRVGHHIEGFEAAIHGSLGQPILLGGAPRGLAIVNGTIAAAIGLGLQQWLVGLALWAVGHSVAVFAARRDPDFAPVLLRHLRQRSYLAC, encoded by the coding sequence ATGTCGACTCGCGTCGGCCATCACATCGAAGGGTTTGAGGCAGCGATCCATGGCAGCCTCGGGCAGCCCATCCTGCTCGGCGGCGCGCCGCGCGGGCTGGCGATCGTCAACGGCACGATCGCCGCAGCGATCGGGCTGGGCCTCCAGCAATGGCTGGTCGGGCTGGCCCTCTGGGCGGTCGGGCACAGCGTCGCGGTGTTCGCAGCGCGCCGCGACCCGGACTTCGCGCCGGTCCTGCTCCGCCATCTCCGCCAGAGGAGCTATCTCGCATGCTGA